The following proteins are co-located in the Tiliqua scincoides isolate rTilSci1 chromosome 8, rTilSci1.hap2, whole genome shotgun sequence genome:
- the TTC19 gene encoding tetratricopeptide repeat protein 19, mitochondrial: MALSAQLRYFRVLAPRLAVATGRRCLTQPRPRPRPSDNRGWSRTRAYQATVGVAAAAFGASLSAFSLFSKEAEKEKEKDVEESHDKETAKNVEESHEEMEKDEEERHKKEMEDTIIFLLKKAKLNIMKGELEEAEKILHESARLSHKADNKAAIIYTYDTMANLAFLRGQLDQAEKLFKAAMSFLLAGGMQQDDNAIIEMSLKLASIYATQDQHKLALAGYEFCILTLEEKIAKQKDLPTDALSEEERIDTRLLLGLSLDSYARYLLAHNRAALAQKMYEQALQIAMEVHGETHPQTIVLMNDLATALDAQGHYDDAYEHVKKASELAHQTEHPEIHIVLNNLAGILMHKEDFSQAREIYKEALKQAEKTGDGASVRHIRKELAELAKKKKQSRLAKDKQERDKVIDD; encoded by the exons ATGGCGCTCTCCGCGCAGCTGAGGTACTTCCGAGTACTGGCGCCGCGGCTCGCGGTTGCTACGGGAAGGCGCTGCCTGACGCAGCCGAGGCCGCGGCCCAGACCCAGCGACAACAGGGGGTGGTCCCGGACTAGGGCTTATCAAGCAACGGTGGGTGTTGCCGCCGCCGCCTTTGGAGCCAGCCTATCAG ccttttctcttttctccaaagaagctgagaaagagaaagaaaaggatgTGGAAGAAAGCCACGACAAGGAGACAGCAAAGAATGTGGAAGAAAGCCATGAGGAGATGGAAAAGGATGAGGAGGAAAGGCATAAGAAGGAGATGGAAGACACCATCATTTTCTTGCTGAAGAAAGCCAAG CTGAACATCATGaaaggagaattggaagaagctgaGAAGATCTTGCATGAATCCGCTCGGCTCTCTCACAAAGCAGACAACAAGGCGGCCATCATCTACACGTATGACACG ATGGCAAATCTAGCCTTCTTGAGGGGGCAGCTGGACCAA GCAGAAAAACTTTTCAAGGCAGCAATGAGCTTTCTGCTGGCTGGAGGCATGCAACAA GATGACAATGCAATCATTGAAATGTCCCTCAAGCTTGCCAGTATCTATGCTACGCAGGATCA ACACAAGTTGGCACTGGCTGGTTACGAGTTCTGTATCCTGACTCTGGAGGAGAAAATAGCCAAGCAGAAGGACCTGCCCACCGATGCCTTGTCAG AGGAAGAGAGAATTGACACACGTCTTCTCCTGGGACTGAGCCTGGACTCCTATGCCCGCTATCTCCTGGCCCACAACCGGGCTGCCTTGGCCCAGAAGATGTATGAGCAAGCACTGCAGATCGCTATGGAGGTTCACGGAGAGACACACCCCCAG ACCATAGTCCTGATGAATGATTTGGCCACTGCTCTGGATGCTCAGGGGCACTATGATGATGCTTATGAACATGTGAAGAAAGCATCGGAACTGGCCCACCAGACGGAGCACCCAGAGATCCACATCGTATTGAATAACTTGGCTGGGATCCTAATGCATAAAG AAGATTTCTCACAGGCCAGAGAAATATATAAAGAAGCCTTGAAACAGGCAGAGAAAACCGGAGACGGTGCTTCAGTTCGACACATTCGGAAAGAACTAGCTGAACTTGCTAAGAAGAAAAAGCAGTCAAGACTTGCAAAAGATAAGCAGGAGAGAGATAAAGTGATAGATGACTGA